A genomic segment from Chanos chanos chromosome 2, fChaCha1.1, whole genome shotgun sequence encodes:
- the ciao2b gene encoding cytosolic iron-sulfur assembly component 2B has protein sequence MSGSTRLENANPLIFQRSGERLLTANEEDENIADPIDDREIFDLIRSINDPEHPLSLEELNVVEQVRVKVNDEESTVSVEFTPTIPHCSMATLIGLSIKVKLLRSLPDRFKIDVHITPGTHASEDAVNKQLADKERVAAALENSQLLEVVNQCLSTRTL, from the exons ATGTCAGGCTCAACGCGTTTAGAAAACGCCAATCCCTTGATCTTTCAGCGATCTGGGGAAAGACTTCTAACGGCAAATGAAGAGGATGAGAACATTGCCGACCCTATTGATGACAGAGAAATTTTTG ATCTGATCAGATCCATCAACGACCCCGAGCACCCTTTATCTCTAGAAGAGTTAAACGTCGTGGAACAAGTGCGAGTTAAA GTCAATGATGAGGAGAGTACAGTCTCAGTGGAGTTCACTCCCACCATACCCCACTGCAGTATGGCCACACTTATAGGACTCTCCATCAAAGTCAAATTGCTTCGCTCACTGCCTGACAGGTTTAAG ATTGATGTTCATATTACACCAGGCACACATGCTTCAGAGGATGCAG TCAATAAGCAGCTTGCAGACAAGGAGAGAGTGGCTGCAGCCCTTGAGAACTCTCAGCTTTTGGAAGTGGTGAACCAGTGCCTATCAACCAGAACCCTGTGA
- the rrad gene encoding GTP-binding protein RAD gives MTLNKGDKLRNMDKRRGSMPFPVHLQNLHRRSMPVDDRELRATMPSAQTGELSNLMRCTSYSPGEQHRDSVSDSSDSVISSGSDCEGPVYKVVLLGEHGVGKTSLARIFGGVEDNHDCEDAGNTYDRSIIVDEEEASILLYDIWEQDNSQWLKDQCMRMGDAYIIVYSVTDKSSFEKASELRIQLRRARQSENIPIILVGNKSDLVRSREVSVDEGSACAVVFDCKFIETSASLHHNVRDLFEGIVRQIRLRKDSKEDNARRMANCKRRESISKKAKRFLGRMVARKNKKMAFRQKSKSCHDLTVL, from the exons ATGACTTTGAACAAAGGTGACAAGTTGCGGAACATGGATAAAAGGAGAGGGAGCATGCCGTTTCCAGTACACCTTCAGAACTTGCACAGAAGAAGCATGCCTGTAGACGACCGCGAATTACGCGCAACAATGCCGTCGGCGCAAACTGGCGAACTCTCCAACCTCATGCGCTGCACATCGTACAGTCCTGGGgagcagcacagagacagcgTCTCCGATTCATCCGACTCGGTCATCTCCAGCGGCAGTGACTGTGAAGGGCCAGTGTACAAAGTGGTTCTGCTTGGTGAACACGGTGTTGGGAAAACCAGTCTGGCCAGGATATTCGGAGGAGTGGAGGACAATCACGATTGCGAAGACGCAG GGAACACATATGACAGATCGATTATTGTCGACGAGGAAGAAGCATCCATCCTCTTGTATGACATATGGGAACAG GATAACAGCCAGTGGCTGAAGGATCAGTGCATGCGCATGGGAGATGCCTACATCATCGTGTACTCTGTAACAGACAAGTCGAGCTTCGAGAAGGCGTCAGAGCTTCGGATTCAACTGCGCAGGGCTCGTCAGTCTGAAAATATTCCCATCATTCTAGTTGGAAACAAGAGCGATCTGGTGCGATCCAGAGAGGTGTCTGTCGACG AGGGCAGTgcctgtgctgttgtgtttgactgcaAGTTCATTGAAACCTCTGCCTCTCTACATCACAACGTGCGTGACCTCTTTGAGGGAATTGTTCGGCAAATCCGTCTGCGCAAAGACAGCAAAGAGGACAACGCCCGTCGCATGGCCAACTGCAAGCGCCGTGAGAGCATCAGCAAGAAGGCCAAACGCTTCCTGGGTCGTATGGTGGCTCGGAAGAACAAGAAAATGGCCTTTAGGCAGAAATCAAAATCCTGCCATGACCTCACGGTACTTTGA